In Novosphingobium kaempferiae, the DNA window GCTCGCAATGACGAACGGATGCGCTAACCGCCCCGCCTCAAGCGTAAGGCGGCTTGTGCATCCCGGTGGGGCTGGTGGTGAAGATCTCGCAGCCGTCCTCGGTGATGCCGATCGAGTGCTCGAACTGGGCCGAGAGCGACTTGTCGCGGGTCACCGCCGTCCAGCCGTCCGAGAGCAGCTTCACCGGCGGCTTGCCGAGGTTGATCATCGGCTCGATGGTCATGAACATGCCGGGGCGCAGTTCCGGGCCGGTGCCGGGGCGACCGGCGTGGACCACTTCGGGAGCGTCATGGAACAGGCGGCCGAGGCCGTGACCGCAGAACTCGCGCACGACGCCGTAGCGGTTCGCCTCGGCATAGGCCTGGATGGCCGCGCCGATGTCGCCCACGCGGTTGCCGGGCCTGGCCTGCTCGATGCCGATCATCAGGCACTCGTAGGTCACGTCGACCAGGCGGCGCGCCTTCAGCGGCACGTCGCCGACGAGGTACATGCGGCTGGTGTCGCCGTGCCAGCCGTCGAGCAGCGGGGTCACGTCGATGTTGACGATGTCGCCGTCCTTGAGCGTCTTTTCCGACGGGATGCCGTGGCAGACGACATGGTTGATCGAGATGCAGCACGAATGCGCATAGCCGCGATAGCCCAGCGTCGCCGGAACAGCGCCGCCCGCGAGGGTCAGTTCGCGCACCTTGTCGTCGATGGCGGCGGTGGTGACGCCCGGCTGCACCATCGGCGCGATCTCGTCGAGGATGCGCGCGGCAAGGGCGCCCGCGCGGCGCATGCCCTCGAAACCGTCGGGGCCGTGCAGCTTGATGGTGCCGTCGCGCAGGAGGTCTTCCTGGCCCGGCTCTACGATCTGGTATTCGGTCATCCGCCCCAGATAGCGCATCGGGGGCGGAATTGCGAGATCATCGGCCAGAAATCAAGGCTTCACCGAAAACGCGCTGCGATACTGGGGCTTCAACGCGGCCATGACCTTGCCCGTCACTGGCAGCGTCACTTCGTAGCTGCCCTCGGCATATGGCCCCGCCTCGTAAGGCGCGACGAGTATGCCGATGCGGTCGAAGGTCTTGCCGTTGGTCGAGCCCAGGATCAGCGTCTGCGCCGTGGGGTCGATGCATTCGGCGAACATGTCGCTGCTATCATGCCGCACCGGTTCGCCACGCTTCTTCTCGCGCTCCTTGTCGAGCGCATTGCAGAACGGCGCCTGCAGGGCGGAGCGCAGCGCGTCCTGCCCGGTGAAGAAGTCCACCGGCTTGCGCGCGGTGTCGGCCCCGCGATCCCAGACCAGCGTGTCGAACCCGCTCATCCCGTGGGCGCCGCCCGAATACTGGTACATCTCGGCGGAGAGCGAAAGCCAACCCGGCAGGTCGGTGACGACCTTCCAGTCCACCTGCATCGAGTGCGCGTGGTAGGGATAGCCGTCCTTCTTCGCCTCCTCCCGGTTCCCGCGCGCGGTGGTGACGAGTTCGCCCTTGGTGTCGTCCAGCTTGCGGTCGAGCATCGCGCGCAGCCCCTCGATCCCGGCGGCGGCATCGGGGTAGGAATAGGCGAACTCGTAAAGCTCGGTCTCCTCCTTTTCGGAGCGGCCTTTGGGCTGCGGTGCGGCTTCGGTCGGGGCCTCGGTCCCGAAATCGAGATCCTGCGCGACGAAAGTCGCGCCGCCTGTAGCCTGCGTCCCGGCATCGCCTGAACCGCTGCATGCACCCGCCAGCAGCGCCAGACCCACCACGATACCGCCAATCCGCATCAAAATACCTCTCGCAACAGGGCTACCGGGAAGGCTAGAGAAATGCGGCATGAGCGACAAGAACGCATTGATCCAGCCCGACCGCGGCCAGAAGGCCGTTTCCATCCACCTCGTCGACAAGGATGGACTGGAGAAATTCGTGAAGGGCCTCGCCGTTCCCCAGCGCGCCGCGCTGGAGGCGAACCGCTTCGACGGCAGCGCGGGCGAATACGCGATCATCCCTGATGGTGACGGCTGGTCCGTGGTCGCGGGCGTGGCCGACACCGCCGCCCTCTCGACCTGGTGCATGGCCAAGCTGGCCGAGAAGCTGCCCGCCGGCACCTACCGCCGCGTCGGCGGGGAGCCGGGCGCGGCGCTGTTCGGCTGGATCACCGGCCAGTACAGCTTCGACCGCTACAAGTCGGAGGCCGAGGACGAAGGCCCGCGCGTGCTGCTGACCGGCGAGCCCGCGCAGATCGACGCCCTGACCGCTGAGGCGGAGGCGGTCATGCTGGTGCGCGACCTCGTCAACACCCCCGCCGAGGACATGGGCCCCGCCCAGCTGGAGGCCGAGGCCGAGGCGCTGCACAAGGCCTTCCGCGCCGAGATTCGCGTGACGCGCGGCGACGTGCTGGAGCGCGACTTCCCGATGGTCCACGCCGTCGGCCGCGCGGCAGGCCGCAGCCATGCGCCGCGCATGATCGAGCTGGAATGGGGCGATCCCAAGCATCCGCGCATCGCCGTGATCGGCAAGGGCGTCTGCTTCGATTCGGGCGGGCTCGACGTGAAGCCGTCCGCAGGCATGCTGCTGATGAAGAAGGACATGGGCGGCGCGGCACATGCCCTCGCCCTCGCCCGCCTCATCATGAGCGCGAACCTGCCGGTGCGCCTGCACATGCTGGTCCCGGCGGTCGAGAACGCGATCTCGGGCAACAGCTTCCGCCCCGGCGACGTGCTGCGCAGCCGGGCGGGCATCTCGGTGGAGATCGGCAATACCGACGCCGAGGGCCGCCTGATCCTCGGCGACGCGCTGACCCGCGCGGGTGAGGACAAGCCGGAGCTGATGATCGACTTCGCCACCCTCACCGGCGCCGCGCGCGTCGCGGTCGGGCCGGACCTGCCCGCCCTCTTCACCCGCGAGGACGCGACTGCCGACGCGCTGCTGGCGGCGGGCAAGGCGGTCGACGATCCCTGCTGGCGCCTGCCGCTGCACGAGGGCTACCGCGAATACCTCAAGTCCGACGTGGCCGACATCAACAACGCCGGCTCCAGCGGCTTCGCGGGCGCGAGCACGGCGGCGCTGTTCCTCGACCGCTTCGTGCCGAAGGGCATCGACTGGGCGCATTTCGACACCTTCGCGTGGCGCCCCACCGCCAAGCCCGGCCGTCCCAAGGGCGGCGACGCCCTCGGCCTGCGCGCGGCATGGCACATGCTGAAGGGCCGCTATGGCTGACCCTCTTCGTCATTGCGAGCGAAGCGAAGCAATCCAGACCTTCGCAAACCGGGCTGGATTGCCGCGCGGCTTTGCCGCTCGCAATGACGAAGGAGGGAGACAGCACCCCGGAACTCCCGAACTTGCGAAAATGTCGTGTCTCGGCTAGGCGCGCGCATCTTTGATTTTGGAGACGCACCCGCGTTGGCTTCTGTGGATTCGTATACTCGCCCTGACCATACGGACGGCATGCTGGTCATGACCGGACCGAGCGTGAGCGCGGATCCCGGCTGCCTTCCCGTGCGCGGCGACCTTGCCCACATCAAGCTGGCGGGCCGCTACTTCGTGCCGCACTACGCCGTGCCCATGCCGCGCACGATCAAGGCGGGCGCAGTGCTGCGGGCCTTCGGCCGCGACGAGGCGGACGCCCTCGCCGACCTGCCCGCCGGAGAGACCTTCAACGTGCTCGACATCGCCGGAAGCTGGTCCTGGGGCCAACTGGGCGAGGACGGCGCGGTCGGCTACGTCGCGCTTTCGGACCTCGAAGCGGCATGACCGCCAGCGTCTTCATCGACGGCGCCGCGGGCACCACCGGCCTCGAGATCGCCGACCGCCTCGCCGGTCGTGCCGAATTCCAGCTCATCACGCTCAGCGATGACCGCCGCAAGGACGACGCCGCGCGCGCAGAGGCGCTGAACGACGCCGACTTCGTGATCCTGTGCCTGCCCGACGACGCCGCCAAGGCCGCCGTCGGCATGATCGCCAACGACCGCACCCGCGTGATCGACGCCTCCTCCGCCCACCGCGTCGCGGCAGGCTGGACCTACGGCTTCCCCGAAGTCGTCGGGCACGATGCAGTGGCGCAGGCGCGCTTCGTCAGCAATCCGGGCTGCTATCCCACCGGCTTCATCGGCCTCGTCGCGCCGCTCGTCCGTGCCGGGCTGCTGCCCGCCGACTGGCCCTACGTCTGCCACGCCGTCTCGGGCTACTCGGGCGGCGGCAAGGCCCTGATCGCGCGCTTCGAGGACGATACCGACATCGCCTTCCGCGCCTACGGCCTCGCGCTCGGCCACAAGCATGTGCCGGAAATGAAGGCGCAGACCGGCATCGGCCACGATCCGATCTTCGCCCCCGCCGTCGTGCCCGCCCATCGCGGCATGCTGGTCGAAGTGCCGCTGCACCTCTCGATGATGCAGGACGCCGGTTCGCCCGACGCCCTGCGCGCCGCGCTCGCCGAATTCTACGCAGGCAGCAAGGTCGTGAAGGTCGAGGCCGACCAGCCCGACGAACTGCTCCTGCGCGGCTCGATGGAGCCCGTCGACACCCTCACCCTGCGCGTGCTGGGCGCGAAGGACGGCTCGCAGGCGCGCCTCGTCGCGATCCTCGACAACCTCGGCAAGGGCGCGAGCGGGGCTGCGGTGCAGAACCTCAACATCATGGCCGGTCTGGAAGAGACGGCGGGCCTGCGGGTCTGACCCTCGCGTCCCGGGCTCGCCCCGGGACCGCTGGCCGTGAACGGCCTACGTCGCGTCAGAGCGCCCGTGAACTCGACTAAATGACACTTCGTCATTGCGAGCGCAGCGAAGCAATCCAGGGCCGACACATGATCCTTGGATTGCTTCGCTGCGCTGGCAATGACGATTCAAGAGGCTTCGGGACGACCCGGAGTCGCGCCCAGCCGTTAGCCGCGCCACAAACACCGCAATGCACAATTTTCGAGCACCCGATGCCCGAATCTTGAACACAAGATTGCCCCGATCCCCCGCATCATATGCGACAGATTGTTTGCTGACCGGGTAAATCGCCCAAATCCGGTCTTTTCGCAGACGCACACTCGTCCTATCAGGGGTACGACCGCATTGGCACGATTCTTGATGGGAATCGCGCGCGAGGCTTCTGGTTCCCGGACCGGCATCCTCAAGAGACAGTCCGGGTGCAAGTGCAGGGGTCCAGGCAGGCGTGAAGAAGATCGAAGCCATCATCAAGCCGTTCAAGCTCGACGAAGTGAAGGAAGCGCTCCACGAAGTGGGCGTCTCGGGCATCACCGTCACCGAAGCCAAGGGTTTCGGACGCCAGAAGGGCCACACCGAACTCTATCGCGGCGCCGAATACGTCGTCGACTTCCTTCCCAAGGTTAAGCTCGAAGTCGTCGTTCCCGACGCGCTGGCGGAGCGCGTGGTCGAAGCCATCGCCGACGCCGCGCAGACCGGCCGCATCGGCGACGGCAAGATCTTCGTCGTCCCGGTCGAAACCGCCGTGCGCATCCGCACCGGCGAACGCGACGACGACGCGCTCTGATCGCAGGATCGGGTCTCGGCGGCATGGGGGCCGTCGCATTCCCGCAACAAGACCAACCCTATCCTCTTTCGGGATCGGAAGAGTAACGCTGGAGAACCAAGAAAATGGCTAGTGCAAAGGACGTCCTCAAGAAGATCAAGGACGAGGAGATCGAGTGGGTCGATCTTCGCTTCACGGACCCGAAGGGCAAGTGGCAGCACCTGACCATGGTCTCGACCGTCCTCGGCGAGGATGAGCTGGAAGACGGCCTGATGTTCGACGGTTCGTCGATCGAGGGCTGGAAGGCCATCAACGAGTCGGACATGATCCTCAAGCCCGACCTCGAAGCGGTCTACACCGATCCGTTCTCGGCCACCCCGATGCTGATCCTGTTCTGCGACATCGTCGAGCCCTCGACCGGCGAACTCTACGCCCGCGACCCGCGCTCGACCGCGAAGCGCGCTGAATCGTTCGTGAAGTCGGCCGGCTTCGGCGACACCGTGTTCGTCGGCCCCGAGGCCGAGTTCTTCATGTTCGACGACGTGAAGTTCTACGACGGCTACGACGGCAACGGCTTCAAGATCGACGACATCGAACTGCCGACCAACACCAACAAGGACTACGATGTGGGCAACCTCGCTCACCGTCCGCGTGCCAAGGGCGGCTACTTCCCGGTCGCTCCGGTCGACTCGGCCGTCGACATCCGCGCCGAGATGGTCTCGACCATGATCGAGATGGGTCTGCCCTGCGACAAGCACCACCACGAAGTGGCCTCGGCGCAGCACGAACTCGGCCTGACCTTCGGCAAGCTGGTCACCACCGCCGACCGCATGCAGATCTACAAGTACGTCGTCCACATGGTCGCACAGGCATACGGCAAGACCGCCACGTTCATGCCCAAGCCGATCATGAAGGACAACGGATCGGGGATGCACACGCATATCTCGATCTGGAACGAGGGTGAGAACACCTTCGCCGGCAACGGCTACGCCGGCCTGTCGGAGACCTGCCTGTACTTCATCGGCGGCGTCATCAAGCACGCCAAGGCCCTGAACGCCTTCACCAACCCGACCACCAACAGCTACAAGCGCCTGGTCCCGGGTTACGAAGCACCGGTTCTGCTCGCCTACTCGGCGCGCAACCGCTCGGCCTCGTGCCGCATCCCCTACGGTGCGGGCACCAAGGCGAAGCGCGTGGAATTCCGCTTCCCCGACGCGATGGCCAACCCCTACCTGTGCTACGCTTCGCTCCTGATGGCCGGCCTCGACGGCATCAAGAACAAGATCCACCCGGGCGAAGCCATGGACAAGAACCTGTACGATCTGCCGCCGGCCGAACTCGCCGAAGTGCCGACCGTCTGCGGTTCGCTGCGTGAAGCCCTCGACGCCCTCGCGGCCGACCACGCCTTCCTTCTCGAAGGCGGCGTGTTCACCGAGGACCAGATCGAAGCCTACCTCGAACTCAAGTGGCCCGAAGTGCTGCGCTGGGAAACCACGCCGTCGGCCGTCGAGTTCGACATGTACTACAGCGCCTGATCCCACGATCAGCGCTGGCGACAAGTTCGCCGAGAGGGGGCGTCCGGAGCAATCCGGGCGCCCCTTTCGCGTTCAGGGCCTGCGATCGGCACCCTGCCTGCGCGCCGATGACAAATCACGATAGCTGGCGGCCGCTGCGCAAATTCCGCTTTCCTACAACATGCCCGCAGGCGTACCTGATCCTGAGCGCTTGAAGTGACCGAGCGCCACCAAGGCGGCACCAAAGCCGCTCCCAAGAACATCGGGTACGCAAACAAGCAGTCCGAACCGGGCGCGATACTGCGCGTGGTCTTTCCAGCGGAGGGCATTTTCCATGAATCGCAAGCCGATCTTCGACGCGGTCCGCAAGATACTGGGCCGTTCCTTCACGCAGGCCGAAGTCAACGCGCTCGACAAGGCCATCGACCAGTCCACCGGCGCGCTTCCCGGCGGCCTCGCCCCCGAACCCACGCCAACACCCGCCCCGGCAGCCAGCGGCCGCAAGCTGGGCGCTGCGGGGGCGAAGCTCATCAAGAAGTGGGAAGGCTGCGAGAAGCGCCTCGCGAACGGCACCTTCGCCGCCTATCCCGACCCCGGCAGCGCCGACGGCAAGCCCTGGACCATCGGCTGGGGCTCGACCGGCGCGGACGTGAAGAAGGGCACGATCTGGACGCAGGAACAGTGCGACGCCCGCTTCGACGTCGACATGGTCAGCTACGTCGATGAAGTGGCGGCTTTCCTCGGCACGGCGGCGACCACGCAGAACCAGTTCGACGCGCTCGTCTCGTTCCACTACAACACCGGCGCGATCCGCTCCTCGACGCTGGGCAAGATGCACAAGGCGGGCAAGTTCGCCGAGGCGAAGGCGCAGTTCGGGCAGTGGATCTACAACGACGGAAAGCCGATGAACGGCCTCAAGAACCGCCGCGCGGAAGAGGCCAAGCTCTACGGGATGCCATGACCGACACGCTCACGCCTGCCCAGCTGATCGACGCGCGCATCGCCGAACTCGGCGACTGGCGGGGTGAGATGCTCGCCAAGGTCCGCGCCTGCGTCCTCGCCGCGCTTCCCGACGTGGTCGAGGAATGGAAGTGGCGCGGCGTGCCCACCTGGTATGCGGGCGGCGGCATCGTCTGCACCGGCGAGACCTACAAGGCTGCGGTCAAGCTGACCTTCGCCAAGGGCGCAGCGCTGCCCGACCCGGCGGGCCTGTTCAACGCCAGCCTCGACGGCAATGTCCGCCGCGCCATCGACATCCACGAGGGGGACGCGCTCGACGACGCGGCGCTGGCGGCTCTGCTCCGGCAAGCGGCGGCGCTGAACGGGGCGAAGAAGAAGCGCTAGGCGTTCAGTGCGGCACCGCCCCCGTCTCCACGCCCGTCTTGTCGTGGAGCGCGAAGCGGTCGACCAGATCGGCGCTCGCCGCGTTGTAGCCCGCCACTTCCACGCTGCGCCCCTCGCGGCGCAGGCGCGCGACGATGCGATCGAGCGCGCCGACTGCCGAGATGTCCCAGAAGTGCGCGCGCGACACGTCGATCACGACATGCGCGGCGTCGGCCTCGTTCTGGAACGCGCGGGTGAACCGCTCCACCGAAGCGAAGAAGATCTGGCCTGAGACGCGGTAGGTCGCGATGCCGCCTGCCTCGCTACGTTCCACCGCGAACAGGCGCTGCACCTTGGCGGCGAAGAACATGCCCGAGAGCAGCACGCCCGTCAGCACGCCGAGCGACAGGTCGCGCGTCGCCACCACCACCGCAACCGTCACCAGCATGACCACCGAGGAGGTCGGCGGATGGCGGCGCAGGTTGGCGATCGAGGCCCAGCTGAACGTGCCGATCGAGACCATGACCATGACCGCGACCAGCGCGGGCATCGGCACCCGTCCCACCCACGGGCCCAGCACCGCCAGCAGGAACAGCAGGAAGGCCCCCGCGACGAAAGTCGAGAGCCTGCCGCGCCCGCCCGAGGTCACGTTGATGACCGACTGCCCGATCATCGCGCAGCCGCCCATGCCGCCGAACAGCGCCGCGACCATGTTGGCACCGCCCTGCCCCATGCATTCGCGGCGCTTGTCGCTGTCGGTATCGGTCATGTCGTCGACGATCTGCGCAGTCAGCATCGATTCGAGCAGGCCGACCGCCGCCATCGTCAGCGAATAGGGCGCGATGATGCGCAGCGTCTCGAAGCTCAGGGGCACCTGCGGCAGCGCGAGGGTGGGCAGCCCTTCGGGCAGGCGGCCCATGTCGCCCACGGTGTTGACCGGAATGCCGAGCCCGATGG includes these proteins:
- the map gene encoding type I methionyl aminopeptidase; the protein is MTEYQIVEPGQEDLLRDGTIKLHGPDGFEGMRRAGALAARILDEIAPMVQPGVTTAAIDDKVRELTLAGGAVPATLGYRGYAHSCCISINHVVCHGIPSEKTLKDGDIVNIDVTPLLDGWHGDTSRMYLVGDVPLKARRLVDVTYECLMIGIEQARPGNRVGDIGAAIQAYAEANRYGVVREFCGHGLGRLFHDAPEVVHAGRPGTGPELRPGMFMTIEPMINLGKPPVKLLSDGWTAVTRDKSLSAQFEHSIGITEDGCEIFTTSPTGMHKPPYA
- a CDS encoding DUF4163 domain-containing protein, encoding MRIGGIVVGLALLAGACSGSGDAGTQATGGATFVAQDLDFGTEAPTEAAPQPKGRSEKEETELYEFAYSYPDAAAGIEGLRAMLDRKLDDTKGELVTTARGNREEAKKDGYPYHAHSMQVDWKVVTDLPGWLSLSAEMYQYSGGAHGMSGFDTLVWDRGADTARKPVDFFTGQDALRSALQAPFCNALDKEREKKRGEPVRHDSSDMFAECIDPTAQTLILGSTNGKTFDRIGILVAPYEAGPYAEGSYEVTLPVTGKVMAALKPQYRSAFSVKP
- a CDS encoding leucyl aminopeptidase family protein: MSDKNALIQPDRGQKAVSIHLVDKDGLEKFVKGLAVPQRAALEANRFDGSAGEYAIIPDGDGWSVVAGVADTAALSTWCMAKLAEKLPAGTYRRVGGEPGAALFGWITGQYSFDRYKSEAEDEGPRVLLTGEPAQIDALTAEAEAVMLVRDLVNTPAEDMGPAQLEAEAEALHKAFRAEIRVTRGDVLERDFPMVHAVGRAAGRSHAPRMIELEWGDPKHPRIAVIGKGVCFDSGGLDVKPSAGMLLMKKDMGGAAHALALARLIMSANLPVRLHMLVPAVENAISGNSFRPGDVLRSRAGISVEIGNTDAEGRLILGDALTRAGEDKPELMIDFATLTGAARVAVGPDLPALFTREDATADALLAAGKAVDDPCWRLPLHEGYREYLKSDVADINNAGSSGFAGASTAALFLDRFVPKGIDWAHFDTFAWRPTAKPGRPKGGDALGLRAAWHMLKGRYG
- a CDS encoding SH3 domain-containing protein yields the protein MLVMTGPSVSADPGCLPVRGDLAHIKLAGRYFVPHYAVPMPRTIKAGAVLRAFGRDEADALADLPAGETFNVLDIAGSWSWGQLGEDGAVGYVALSDLEAA
- the argC gene encoding N-acetyl-gamma-glutamyl-phosphate reductase; the protein is MTASVFIDGAAGTTGLEIADRLAGRAEFQLITLSDDRRKDDAARAEALNDADFVILCLPDDAAKAAVGMIANDRTRVIDASSAHRVAAGWTYGFPEVVGHDAVAQARFVSNPGCYPTGFIGLVAPLVRAGLLPADWPYVCHAVSGYSGGGKALIARFEDDTDIAFRAYGLALGHKHVPEMKAQTGIGHDPIFAPAVVPAHRGMLVEVPLHLSMMQDAGSPDALRAALAEFYAGSKVVKVEADQPDELLLRGSMEPVDTLTLRVLGAKDGSQARLVAILDNLGKGASGAAVQNLNIMAGLEETAGLRV
- a CDS encoding P-II family nitrogen regulator, whose product is MKKIEAIIKPFKLDEVKEALHEVGVSGITVTEAKGFGRQKGHTELYRGAEYVVDFLPKVKLEVVVPDALAERVVEAIADAAQTGRIGDGKIFVVPVETAVRIRTGERDDDAL
- the glnA gene encoding type I glutamate--ammonia ligase, which codes for MASAKDVLKKIKDEEIEWVDLRFTDPKGKWQHLTMVSTVLGEDELEDGLMFDGSSIEGWKAINESDMILKPDLEAVYTDPFSATPMLILFCDIVEPSTGELYARDPRSTAKRAESFVKSAGFGDTVFVGPEAEFFMFDDVKFYDGYDGNGFKIDDIELPTNTNKDYDVGNLAHRPRAKGGYFPVAPVDSAVDIRAEMVSTMIEMGLPCDKHHHEVASAQHELGLTFGKLVTTADRMQIYKYVVHMVAQAYGKTATFMPKPIMKDNGSGMHTHISIWNEGENTFAGNGYAGLSETCLYFIGGVIKHAKALNAFTNPTTNSYKRLVPGYEAPVLLAYSARNRSASCRIPYGAGTKAKRVEFRFPDAMANPYLCYASLLMAGLDGIKNKIHPGEAMDKNLYDLPPAELAEVPTVCGSLREALDALAADHAFLLEGGVFTEDQIEAYLELKWPEVLRWETTPSAVEFDMYYSA
- a CDS encoding lysozyme encodes the protein MNRKPIFDAVRKILGRSFTQAEVNALDKAIDQSTGALPGGLAPEPTPTPAPAASGRKLGAAGAKLIKKWEGCEKRLANGTFAAYPDPGSADGKPWTIGWGSTGADVKKGTIWTQEQCDARFDVDMVSYVDEVAAFLGTAATTQNQFDALVSFHYNTGAIRSSTLGKMHKAGKFAEAKAQFGQWIYNDGKPMNGLKNRRAEEAKLYGMP
- a CDS encoding DUF1801 domain-containing protein, with amino-acid sequence MTDTLTPAQLIDARIAELGDWRGEMLAKVRACVLAALPDVVEEWKWRGVPTWYAGGGIVCTGETYKAAVKLTFAKGAALPDPAGLFNASLDGNVRRAIDIHEGDALDDAALAALLRQAAALNGAKKKR
- a CDS encoding SulP family inorganic anion transporter, which produces MSEQFTRYRRQWFSDGATARRDVLAGIVVALALIPEAIGFSIIAGVDPRVGLYASVAIAIVVSLIGGRPGMISAATAAVAVLVGPLVREHGVEYLFAATILMGVFQVIAGLLRLNLVMQFVSRSVITGFVNALAILIFMAQLPQLTGVGWQTYAMVAGGLAIIYLFPRVTKAVPSPLVAILVLTVLAIGLGIPVNTVGDMGRLPEGLPTLALPQVPLSFETLRIIAPYSLTMAAVGLLESMLTAQIVDDMTDTDSDKRRECMGQGGANMVAALFGGMGGCAMIGQSVINVTSGGRGRLSTFVAGAFLLFLLAVLGPWVGRVPMPALVAVMVMVSIGTFSWASIANLRRHPPTSSVVMLVTVAVVVATRDLSLGVLTGVLLSGMFFAAKVQRLFAVERSEAGGIATYRVSGQIFFASVERFTRAFQNEADAAHVVIDVSRAHFWDISAVGALDRIVARLRREGRSVEVAGYNAASADLVDRFALHDKTGVETGAVPH